The following DNA comes from Candidatus Methylacidiphilum fumarolicum.
ATGCGGCGATGCAGGCATTGGGAAGTTATTGGGGAGGAACTATGCTATTTTTAGGTCTTGGGACAGGACTTGGATCGGCTCTTATTGTTAAAGGTACTTTACAGCCTCTTGAACTTCAAGCTTGTCCCTATCGCAGAGGCAAAACGGTAGAGGAATATGTGAGCACGGAAGGATTAAAAGAATTAGGTCATAGAAAATGGAATCGGCATGTTCTTAAAGCGATTGAGCTTTTCCGATATATGCTTCAAGTCGATTATGTAGTCGTAGGAGGAGGAAATTCAAAATTTCTTAATGATTTACCTTCAAATACATTTTTGGGAAGCAATCAATTTGCATTTTTAGGAGGAATTAGGCTTTGGGAAGGCATCCCTAAGGAATTTTGTTCAAACATGTTTTTTCGCCCTAAGCACTAATTTATAAAGAGCTTTTCCAAAGAATTATGATGAGCTTACATGTATTGACATGGGGGATTATTTTCATAAATTCTTAGAATGAAAATAGTAAAAGCATTACTTGTTGTTCTAGCGTTTATATTGCTGTTTTTTGCTCCACATCTGACCCATCTTTTCGAAAGGACTCAAAGGCAAGTTGTAGAGAATAAAGCTATTGAGAATGGATTAGAAAGGATGCAAAAAGAGCAGCAGGCTAAGATTCCTTCTCCTTCTCAGCCTTAGGTAAAATGTTATAATACAAAATTAAAAATATTTTGCCCATTTGGAGG
Coding sequences within:
- a CDS encoding ROK family protein is translated as MIQKKSIERTFDSPQSLFISSTSSEFSKAKDLLVIDIGGHNVKVYCSEVDDVKKIPSGKDFTPKKLIEAVQRDVLKKKYSKIAIGFPGPVKDNKPIEEPKHLGLGWKNYDFTAAFGLPCKVINDAAMQALGSYWGGTMLFLGLGTGLGSALIVKGTLQPLELQACPYRRGKTVEEYVSTEGLKELGHRKWNRHVLKAIELFRYMLQVDYVVVGGGNSKFLNDLPSNTFLGSNQFAFLGGIRLWEGIPKEFCSNMFFRPKH